TAACCGGTCTGTTATGCTCTGATCGCCATGCGCGCCGCACAGAGATATATGGAGTGGGTGCATCGAGGAACACACAATCCCATTGCAAGGCGAGAGCTTCTTCTCGGCGCAGACCGGCATATAAGCCGATCATGGTAAACAGATACGGCGGAAGTCCTTTGACGGTTTCCAGCAGCACTTCCACCTGCTGGTCTGTCAGCGAATCTTTCTTTTGGGTCGGTTTCCCTCCTTTTGCCGAAATCCCCTCACACGGATTGTATTCCAGCAACTGGCTCCGCTCTGCCGAGTAAAAAATGCACTTGAGGAGCATATTCACCGTATTGTGCAGGCTCTCGGACTTATTGGACAATGGGATCAGCGCCAGACGAATATCATCCGCTGTTACTTCCTCCATATACATATCTCCCAAAGGCTTGATAATGTAGTTCTTCATATTGGAGGCGTAGCCCTTCAGTGTAGCCGGCGACACTTTTGCGGATTGCATCAACAGCCACTTCTCACAATACTCGGCCACAGTAGGATGCTCCCGGTGGAAGATGATCTCCGCTACCTGGCGTCTCGCCTCCTGCTCTTTATCGTACAGTTCCTCGCAGGTAGTCCCATACAAGCTCACCTGCTTGCCGTC
This window of the Massilistercora timonensis genome carries:
- a CDS encoding site-specific integrase; translated protein: MAKKKKNIPQYGTVTRKGVLYYRTRILDADGKQVSLYGTTCEELYDKEQEARRQVAEIIFHREHPTVAEYCEKWLLMQSAKVSPATLKGYASNMKNYIIKPLGDMYMEEVTADDIRLALIPLSNKSESLHNTVNMLLKCIFYSAERSQLLEYNPCEGISAKGGKPTQKKDSLTDQQVEVLLETVKGLPPYLFTMIGLYAGLRREEALALQWDCVFLDAPTPYISVRRAWRSEHNRPVISTTLKTKAARRDIPIPKCLVNCLREAKAASKSEYVIADSEGQPLSYSQFKRVWQYIVVRSTKERTYYKYVNGQSIKYTVQPSLGGHQKNNPNIVYSLDFDVTPHLLRHTYITNLLYAGVDPKTVQYLAGHENSKTTMDIYARVKYNKPEQLFDVVNSAFHQAVPS